Proteins encoded within one genomic window of Brachybacterium muris:
- a CDS encoding SRPBCC domain-containing protein, whose amino-acid sequence MQCHHFDAGECRSCTLLAIPRQQQLADGQARVQELLAPYVTTVDPADEPAEHAAHADMNASGGSGVWLEPVVGPEAGFRSRGKMAVAGTAAAPVLGLPGQPNTADLSDCPLYPPGVEAVLEGVRILIRRAQVPPYDVARRRGEIKNVLITASPDGDHLVRLVLRSEKALPRIREHLPRLLEAHPSVVGVSANIHPAHTTAVEGEVEIPLAGSPTIAVRTGEMTLQARAQSFLQTNTEVAGQLYRQAAAWIAGSSPTTVWDLYCGLGGFALHVAKALPTAQVTGVESSAQAIEGAREAAAAEGLDVRFLAEDATAWARRQNTPEGARATGGSAASVSGSPAGAPVVTSPDVAIVNPPRRGIGADLADWLETSPVPEVVYSSCNPATLATDLAAMPSLRIVAARYVDMFPHTEHAEVIVHLRRTHPLPAQQTPMEAPMLATPDSQLTDVTRKVERSDRITGAGATPDAAPGPGTATDGGWVVSLAQDVTASPEDVWAALTDPARIALYFGEVTGELREGGEYSIPMMGTSGPVLRVVQPELIALGWGGEGSASRLELRIAPSADGTGSRFELRHLVPADEQWDTFGPAATGCGWDGALLGLARHLQQPATAWTTEMAGFETSTEGREFVTATSELWQQAHLAAGADPQHAHEVAARTAAFYRGEDPGAPAVGDDPSPASDGISTDRISTDRISTGPEGSRE is encoded by the coding sequence GTGCAGTGCCATCACTTCGACGCCGGCGAATGCCGTTCGTGCACCCTGCTGGCGATCCCTCGCCAGCAGCAGCTCGCCGACGGGCAGGCGCGGGTGCAGGAACTGCTGGCGCCCTACGTCACGACCGTCGATCCCGCCGATGAGCCGGCCGAGCATGCCGCTCACGCCGATATGAACGCATCCGGCGGCTCCGGGGTCTGGCTCGAACCGGTCGTGGGCCCGGAGGCAGGGTTCCGCTCCCGCGGGAAGATGGCCGTGGCCGGCACTGCCGCCGCTCCCGTGCTGGGCCTGCCGGGGCAGCCCAACACCGCCGACCTCTCGGACTGCCCGCTGTACCCGCCGGGGGTGGAGGCGGTGCTGGAGGGGGTGCGCATCCTGATCCGTCGGGCGCAGGTGCCTCCGTACGACGTGGCCCGCCGCCGCGGAGAGATCAAGAACGTGCTGATCACAGCGTCCCCGGACGGCGACCACCTGGTGCGCCTGGTACTGCGCAGTGAGAAGGCGCTCCCCCGGATCCGGGAGCACCTTCCCCGCCTGCTGGAGGCCCACCCCTCGGTCGTGGGCGTGAGCGCGAACATCCACCCGGCGCACACCACGGCTGTGGAGGGCGAGGTGGAGATCCCCCTGGCCGGCTCCCCCACGATCGCGGTGCGCACCGGGGAGATGACGTTGCAGGCGCGGGCGCAGTCGTTCCTGCAGACCAACACCGAGGTGGCCGGGCAGCTGTACCGGCAGGCCGCAGCCTGGATCGCAGGCAGCTCACCGACCACGGTGTGGGACCTGTACTGCGGGCTGGGCGGCTTCGCGCTGCACGTGGCCAAGGCACTGCCCACGGCGCAGGTCACCGGGGTGGAGTCTTCCGCGCAGGCCATCGAGGGAGCTAGAGAAGCCGCCGCGGCCGAGGGCCTGGACGTGCGCTTCCTGGCCGAGGACGCCACCGCCTGGGCCCGCCGGCAGAACACGCCCGAGGGCGCCCGGGCCACCGGCGGCTCCGCGGCATCCGTCTCGGGATCACCCGCCGGTGCTCCCGTGGTCACCAGCCCGGACGTGGCGATCGTGAACCCGCCGCGGCGCGGCATCGGCGCTGACCTGGCCGACTGGCTGGAGACCTCACCCGTACCGGAGGTGGTGTACTCCAGCTGCAACCCGGCCACCCTCGCCACCGACCTGGCCGCCATGCCCTCACTGCGGATCGTGGCCGCTCGTTACGTGGACATGTTCCCGCACACCGAGCATGCTGAGGTGATCGTGCACCTGCGCCGCACCCACCCGCTCCCTGCGCAGCAGACCCCGATGGAGGCCCCGATGCTCGCCACCCCCGATTCGCAGCTCACGGACGTCACTCGCAAAGTCGAGCGCAGTGACCGGATCACCGGGGCCGGCGCCACCCCCGACGCCGCCCCCGGGCCCGGCACCGCGACCGACGGCGGCTGGGTCGTCTCCCTCGCCCAGGACGTCACGGCCTCGCCCGAGGATGTATGGGCCGCCCTCACCGACCCCGCCCGCATCGCCCTGTACTTCGGTGAGGTCACCGGTGAGCTCCGTGAGGGCGGCGAGTACAGCATCCCGATGATGGGCACCTCCGGCCCCGTGCTCCGCGTCGTGCAGCCCGAGCTGATCGCCCTGGGCTGGGGAGGCGAGGGCTCTGCCAGCCGGCTCGAGCTGCGCATCGCACCGTCGGCCGACGGCACCGGTTCTCGTTTCGAGCTGCGCCACCTGGTGCCGGCCGATGAGCAGTGGGACACCTTCGGCCCGGCCGCCACCGGCTGCGGCTGGGACGGGGCCCTGCTGGGTCTGGCCCGCCACCTGCAGCAGCCCGCGACCGCCTGGACCACCGAGATGGCCGGGTTCGAGACCAGCACGGAGGGCCGCGAGTTCGTCACCGCCACCAGTGAGCTGTGGCAGCAGGCGCACCTGGCCGCCGGCGCCGATCCGCAGCACGCCCACGAGGTCGCTGCCCGCACCGCTGCGTTCTACCGCGGTGAGGACCCCGGCGCCCCCGCGGTAGGCGACGACCCCTCGCCGGCCTCCGACGGGATCTCGACCGACAGGATCTCGACCGACAGGATCTCGACCGGCCCCGAGGGGAGCCGCGAGTGA
- a CDS encoding sulfurtransferase, giving the protein MTVPVDPSPALQQYAHPEKLVTTDWLAENLGQVGSGDLVVVESDEDVLLYETGHIPGAVKVDWHLDLNDPVTRDYVDGEGFAKLMDASGISRDTTVVVYGDKSNWWAAYALWVFELFGHPDVRLLDGGRAAWEAEGREMTLDRPAITAPADGKGYPVVEREDAPIRAYREDVLDFLGGQLIDVRSPQEYTGERTHMPDYPQEGTLRGGHIPTALSVPWARAAQEDGRFKSREELEAIYREELAFDDSKPVIAYCRIGERSSHTWFVLRYLLGFEDVRNYDGSWTEWGNAVRAPIAQGTEPGEVPTR; this is encoded by the coding sequence ATGACTGTTCCTGTTGACCCGTCGCCCGCCCTGCAGCAGTACGCCCATCCCGAGAAGCTGGTGACCACCGACTGGCTGGCAGAGAACCTGGGCCAGGTCGGCTCCGGTGACCTGGTGGTGGTGGAGTCCGACGAGGACGTGCTGCTGTACGAGACCGGACACATCCCCGGCGCGGTGAAGGTGGACTGGCACCTGGACCTCAACGACCCCGTCACCCGCGACTACGTGGACGGCGAGGGCTTCGCGAAGCTGATGGACGCCTCCGGCATCTCCCGCGACACCACCGTGGTGGTCTACGGCGACAAGTCCAACTGGTGGGCCGCCTATGCCCTGTGGGTGTTCGAGCTGTTCGGCCACCCCGACGTGCGCCTGCTGGACGGCGGCCGCGCCGCCTGGGAGGCCGAGGGCCGCGAGATGACCCTGGACCGCCCCGCCATCACCGCCCCGGCCGACGGGAAGGGGTACCCGGTGGTGGAGCGGGAGGACGCACCCATTCGTGCCTACCGTGAGGACGTGCTGGACTTCCTGGGCGGTCAGCTGATCGACGTGCGCTCCCCCCAGGAGTACACCGGCGAGCGCACCCACATGCCCGACTACCCGCAGGAGGGCACCCTGCGCGGCGGCCACATCCCCACCGCCCTGTCGGTGCCGTGGGCCCGCGCCGCCCAGGAGGACGGCCGCTTCAAGTCCCGTGAGGAGCTCGAGGCGATCTACCGCGAGGAGCTGGCCTTCGACGACTCGAAGCCGGTGATCGCCTACTGCCGCATCGGTGAGCGCTCCAGCCACACCTGGTTCGTGCTGCGCTACCTGCTGGGCTTCGAGGACGTGCGCAACTACGACGGCTCCTGGACCGAGTGGGGCAACGCGGTGCGGGCCCCCATCGCCCAGGGCACCGAGCCCGGGGAGGTTCCCACCCGATGA
- a CDS encoding ABC transporter ATP-binding protein → MTATIDGAPTPAAADHPSTAGIVIEGLTKNYGRTEVLKGIDLHLEPGRVYGLLGANGVGKTTLMSVICNHTFRTAGTITIDGQDPRENAPLLARTCFIHEDQRWHDDYKVGHILAALEWFHPNADMALATRLLERFGVPRKTALKKLSRGQRSSLSIALSLASRAPYTFLDEPHLGLDATARSIFYEELMREVAEHPRTVVMSTHLIDEAAELFEQVLLMQKGNVVIQADVDEITSSMVVLRGLEDEVDAFVAGHEVVSRRSLGRIRSVLLRERLSREEVRDAEQRHLSVEPAGLQEIVAALGILDHPDPTTASDAPSAPDAMPAPKESS, encoded by the coding sequence ATGACCGCCACCATCGACGGTGCCCCCACCCCCGCCGCAGCCGACCACCCCAGCACCGCCGGCATCGTCATCGAGGGGCTGACCAAGAACTACGGTCGCACCGAGGTGCTCAAGGGCATCGACCTGCACCTCGAGCCCGGCCGCGTGTACGGCCTGCTGGGTGCGAACGGCGTGGGCAAGACGACCCTGATGTCGGTGATCTGCAACCACACCTTCCGCACCGCCGGCACCATCACCATCGACGGCCAGGACCCACGCGAGAACGCCCCACTCCTGGCCCGCACCTGCTTCATCCACGAGGACCAGCGCTGGCACGACGACTACAAGGTGGGGCACATCCTGGCCGCCCTGGAGTGGTTCCATCCGAACGCCGACATGGCCCTGGCCACCCGACTGCTGGAACGCTTCGGCGTGCCGCGGAAGACGGCGCTGAAGAAGCTCTCCCGCGGGCAGCGCTCCTCCCTCTCCATCGCGCTGTCCCTGGCCAGCCGCGCCCCATACACCTTCCTGGACGAGCCCCACCTGGGGCTGGACGCCACCGCCCGCTCGATCTTCTACGAGGAGCTGATGCGGGAGGTGGCCGAGCACCCCCGCACGGTGGTGATGTCCACCCACCTGATCGACGAAGCCGCCGAGCTGTTCGAACAGGTGCTGCTGATGCAGAAGGGGAACGTGGTGATCCAGGCCGACGTGGACGAGATCACCTCCTCCATGGTGGTGCTGCGCGGCCTGGAGGACGAGGTGGACGCCTTCGTGGCCGGCCACGAGGTGGTCAGCCGGAGGTCGCTCGGCCGAATCCGCTCCGTACTGCTTCGCGAACGACTCTCACGCGAAGAGGTCCGCGATGCCGAACAGCGGCACCTCTCCGTCGAACCCGCCGGGCTGCAGGAGATCGTGGCCGCTCTCGGCATCCTCGACCATCCCGACCCCACCACCGCGTCCGACGCCCCCTCCGCGCCTGACGCCATGCCTGCACCGAAGGAGTCGTCATGA
- a CDS encoding GOLPH3/VPS74 family protein, whose amino-acid sequence MSTPLSIPAETFLLLTGDTGRQKHTQFRKYVIAGAALIELALRERITMSEEKNPRITLTDPTPTGDPVLDQALTAVDERDGKKLGGTLSSRAMDLTEALGEQLAEAGVLERKKGLLGTTWPVVDHGPENAVRDRLSDVLDGSGSPSQQDVVLLALIKAARAGYVVIKDDVPEMRRGEVLKRIDELSENSPHWPVTRAVTRKIDSMHAAIAAG is encoded by the coding sequence ATGAGCACTCCTCTGAGCATCCCCGCCGAGACGTTCCTGCTGCTGACCGGTGACACCGGCCGGCAGAAGCACACCCAGTTCCGCAAGTACGTGATCGCCGGCGCCGCCCTCATCGAACTGGCGCTGCGCGAGCGGATCACCATGAGCGAGGAGAAGAACCCGCGCATCACCCTCACCGATCCCACCCCCACCGGCGACCCGGTCCTGGACCAGGCGCTCACGGCGGTGGACGAGAGGGACGGCAAGAAGCTGGGCGGCACCCTGAGCTCCCGTGCCATGGACCTCACCGAGGCCCTCGGCGAGCAGCTCGCCGAGGCGGGTGTGCTGGAGCGGAAGAAGGGCCTGCTGGGCACCACCTGGCCGGTCGTGGACCACGGTCCCGAGAACGCCGTGCGCGATCGCCTGTCCGACGTCCTCGACGGCAGCGGCAGCCCCAGCCAGCAGGACGTGGTGCTGCTAGCGCTGATCAAGGCTGCCCGCGCCGGCTACGTAGTGATCAAGGACGACGTCCCCGAGATGCGGCGCGGCGAGGTGCTCAAGCGGATCGACGAGCTGAGCGAGAACTCCCCGCACTGGCCGGTCACCCGTGCGGTGACCCGCAAGATCGACTCGATGCACGCCGCGATCGCCGCCGGCTGA
- a CDS encoding GntR family transcriptional regulator translates to MAPTESGRPIFWDLADRIAADVLSGIYPPGTQVPSTTELSPFYRINPATAGKALNRLVDAGVLEKRRGLGMFVTDDGPEQLREARRREFETDYIGPLIEEATRLGLSRSELADIIHRHPSPQPVPEEKP, encoded by the coding sequence TTGGCACCCACCGAATCGGGCCGCCCGATCTTCTGGGACCTGGCCGATCGCATCGCGGCCGACGTCCTCTCGGGGATCTACCCTCCCGGCACCCAGGTCCCCTCCACCACGGAGCTGTCGCCCTTCTACCGCATCAACCCCGCCACCGCCGGCAAGGCCCTGAACCGCCTGGTGGACGCGGGGGTGCTGGAGAAGCGCCGAGGCCTGGGCATGTTCGTCACCGACGACGGCCCCGAGCAGCTCCGTGAGGCCCGCCGGCGAGAGTTCGAGACGGACTACATCGGCCCCCTGATCGAGGAGGCGACGCGGCTGGGCCTCAGCCGCAGCGAGCTCGCCGACATCATCCACCGCCACCCCTCACCCCAGCCCGTCCCGGAGGAGAAGCCATGA
- a CDS encoding asparaginase domain-containing protein, producing MTTQQPDQATPTDPASELAATGTAAPGQASAAGEQDGITVPAAPRARVAMLSLGGTIFMTQDLTGLRATPDASIGADLSRTLIDGVAVTHTEVANVGSPSVTAAHLRDVLELARRAVDDGAAGVVLTHGTDTLEESAFLLNRYWDREAPLVLTGAMRPANAPGADGPANLRDAVRTAAAPSARGLGVLGVFDALVHLADRVTKTSSRSVDAFASEPSGPMALVDEEDLRLLYQPLERTALIGGELPEHLPRVPVVMSGIGEDLAMLDALAPDAIDGLVIAGAGMGHVSASAVPRVRALVGSGVPVVVATRVATGGTSTRHYDYPGSEVDLIANGAVMAGALPPQKARLLLQVLLAGTSGPASTPGAAGPAGISGTADATVCDRVRAAFEAYAY from the coding sequence GTGACCACCCAGCAGCCGGACCAGGCCACCCCGACCGATCCGGCGAGCGAGCTCGCGGCCACCGGGACCGCCGCTCCAGGTCAGGCATCAGCGGCGGGCGAGCAGGACGGCATCACGGTCCCGGCAGCGCCCCGCGCCAGGGTGGCGATGCTGTCCCTGGGTGGGACCATCTTCATGACCCAGGACCTCACCGGCCTGCGCGCCACCCCGGACGCCTCCATCGGCGCCGACCTCTCGCGCACCCTGATCGACGGGGTGGCAGTCACCCACACCGAGGTGGCCAACGTCGGATCTCCCTCGGTGACCGCCGCCCATCTGCGGGACGTGCTCGAACTGGCTCGTCGTGCGGTCGACGACGGCGCCGCCGGGGTGGTGCTCACCCACGGCACCGACACCCTGGAGGAGTCGGCCTTCTTGCTGAACCGCTACTGGGACCGGGAGGCGCCACTGGTGCTCACCGGGGCGATGCGCCCGGCGAACGCCCCCGGCGCCGACGGTCCGGCGAACCTGCGAGACGCGGTGCGGACGGCGGCGGCCCCGTCGGCCCGCGGGCTGGGGGTGCTGGGGGTGTTCGACGCGCTGGTGCACCTGGCCGACCGGGTCACCAAGACCTCCTCCCGCTCGGTGGACGCCTTCGCCTCCGAGCCGTCGGGGCCGATGGCACTGGTGGACGAGGAGGACCTGCGCCTGTTGTACCAGCCGCTGGAGCGCACCGCCCTGATCGGCGGCGAGCTGCCGGAGCACCTGCCGCGAGTGCCCGTGGTGATGAGCGGCATCGGGGAGGACCTGGCGATGCTGGATGCCCTGGCGCCGGACGCGATCGATGGCCTGGTGATCGCCGGGGCAGGCATGGGGCACGTCTCCGCCTCGGCTGTGCCGCGGGTGCGGGCGCTGGTGGGCTCGGGGGTGCCCGTGGTGGTGGCGACCCGTGTGGCCACCGGCGGCACCTCCACCCGGCACTACGACTACCCCGGTTCCGAGGTCGACCTGATCGCCAACGGTGCGGTGATGGCAGGCGCCCTGCCGCCTCAGAAGGCCCGGCTGCTGCTGCAGGTGCTGCTGGCCGGCACCTCCGGCCCCGCGAGTACCCCTGGCGCCGCGGGCCCGGCAGGAATCTCGGGAACCGCGGACGCCACTGTCTGCGACAGGGTGCGGGCCGCATTCGAGGCCTACGCCTACTGA
- a CDS encoding Dps family protein — protein MADLAYTVPGLGTEDSQRLVESLQDRLHAMNDLHLTLKHAHWNVVGPQFVAVHEMLDPQVELVRGYADELAERIAQLGASPVGTPGRLVADRGWSDYELGRAGTQEHLAALNTVYDGVISSNRKAITLAGELDPVTEDILIGQTAELEKFQWFVRAHLEGTQA, from the coding sequence ATGGCCGACCTCGCCTACACCGTTCCCGGTCTCGGGACCGAGGACTCCCAGCGACTGGTGGAGTCCCTGCAGGACCGCCTGCACGCGATGAACGATCTGCACCTGACGCTGAAGCACGCCCACTGGAACGTGGTGGGCCCGCAGTTCGTCGCGGTGCACGAGATGCTGGACCCCCAGGTGGAGCTGGTGCGCGGCTACGCCGACGAGCTCGCCGAGCGCATCGCCCAGCTGGGTGCAAGCCCCGTGGGCACCCCCGGCCGTCTGGTGGCCGACCGCGGCTGGTCCGACTACGAGCTGGGCCGCGCAGGAACCCAGGAGCACCTGGCGGCGCTGAACACCGTGTACGACGGCGTCATCTCCTCCAACCGCAAGGCCATCACCCTGGCCGGCGAGCTGGACCCGGTCACCGAGGACATCCTGATCGGTCAGACGGCCGAGCTGGAGAAGTTCCAGTGGTTCGTGCGGGCCCACCTCGAGGGCACCCAGGCCTGA
- the istA gene encoding IS21 family transposase: protein MVRKIRAKLVLQLRAEGLSGRAISSSQGMSRKSVRAVFEAADAAGIGWGDIADVADEQVYARLFPGRGEHESVFAQPDWEQVHREMARVGVTLKLLHGEYFDATTAAGDPAMGYDRFCRTYQHHVMVTGAASRVGHKAGQSVEVDWSGPTMELADPVTGEVSKVFLFVACLPFSRYAFCFPALDMRQESWLRAHVAMFEALGGTVPRIVPDNLKTGVVKHPREGEIVLNDAYREMAAHYSAAVLPGRVRKPKDKASVENTVAHVATWVIAGLRDQRFTSLPELAAAIGQRMEAYNAEPFQKRPGSRASVFDAEERPLLTPLPAVPYEISTWHYGRRVGRNGHVTFARNFYSAPFAHIGAKVDLRITARTLEIYQGSQRLTSHLLLPETASNEYRTNDADLPAGERFQAWDAQRVRAWADRVGPATVIVIQRIFESVPIVEQGLDPALAVLRLSRRFSVDRVEAACALALTGRVRSPRYAHLHPILATGQDKVAALRPPREEPAEDGGYVRGADYYAGGVR from the coding sequence ATGGTACGGAAGATCAGGGCGAAGCTGGTGCTCCAGCTGCGCGCAGAAGGTCTGTCGGGGCGAGCGATTTCGTCCTCGCAGGGCATGTCCCGCAAGTCCGTGAGGGCGGTGTTCGAGGCCGCTGACGCTGCAGGGATCGGGTGGGGCGATATCGCGGACGTCGCCGATGAGCAGGTGTATGCCCGGTTGTTCCCGGGCCGGGGCGAGCACGAGAGCGTGTTCGCACAGCCGGACTGGGAACAGGTCCATCGAGAGATGGCCAGGGTCGGCGTGACGCTGAAGCTGTTGCACGGCGAGTACTTCGACGCGACCACGGCGGCTGGGGATCCGGCGATGGGGTATGACCGGTTTTGCCGCACCTACCAGCACCACGTCATGGTCACCGGTGCCGCTTCGAGAGTCGGTCACAAGGCCGGCCAGAGCGTGGAGGTCGACTGGTCCGGCCCCACGATGGAGCTGGCCGATCCGGTCACCGGCGAGGTCTCGAAGGTGTTCTTGTTCGTTGCCTGCCTGCCTTTTTCTCGTTACGCGTTCTGCTTCCCGGCGCTGGATATGCGCCAGGAGTCCTGGCTGCGAGCGCACGTAGCGATGTTCGAGGCGCTGGGCGGGACGGTCCCGAGGATCGTTCCGGACAACCTCAAGACCGGTGTGGTGAAGCACCCCCGCGAGGGCGAGATCGTCCTGAACGATGCGTATCGCGAGATGGCAGCGCATTACTCGGCGGCGGTGCTCCCGGGGAGGGTGCGGAAACCGAAAGACAAGGCGAGCGTGGAGAACACCGTCGCGCACGTCGCGACCTGGGTCATCGCCGGGCTGCGGGATCAGCGATTCACGTCCCTGCCCGAACTTGCAGCCGCCATCGGGCAGCGGATGGAGGCCTATAACGCGGAGCCGTTCCAGAAGCGGCCCGGATCCCGCGCCAGCGTGTTCGACGCGGAGGAGCGGCCGCTGCTGACGCCGCTGCCGGCGGTGCCCTACGAGATCTCGACATGGCACTACGGACGACGAGTGGGCAGGAACGGGCACGTCACGTTCGCGCGGAACTTCTACTCCGCGCCGTTCGCGCACATCGGCGCGAAGGTCGATCTGCGCATCACGGCCCGGACGCTGGAGATCTATCAGGGCAGCCAGCGACTGACCAGTCACCTGCTGCTCCCGGAGACCGCGAGCAATGAGTACCGCACCAACGACGCGGACCTACCTGCGGGCGAGCGTTTCCAGGCCTGGGACGCGCAGAGGGTGCGGGCGTGGGCAGATCGGGTCGGGCCGGCCACGGTGATCGTGATCCAGCGGATCTTCGAGTCCGTGCCGATCGTGGAACAGGGCCTGGATCCCGCGTTGGCGGTGCTACGGCTCTCTCGCCGCTTCTCCGTAGATCGGGTCGAGGCGGCCTGCGCACTCGCGCTGACGGGACGGGTCCGTTCACCGCGCTATGCGCATCTGCACCCGATCTTGGCCACCGGGCAGGACAAGGTCGCCGCCCTGCGTCCACCCCGCGAGGAACCCGCGGAAGACGGCGGATACGTCCGTGGCGCCGACTACTACGCCGGAGGTGTCCGGTGA
- a CDS encoding SufE family protein, whose product MSALPEGFAEIAEDFHALGPKDRLQLLLEFSNGLPALPERYADHPELLEPVPECQSPIFLITEVEGEGRDAAARLFFSAPPEAPTTRGFAGILAEALDGRTVGEVLDTPDAVTAELGLAEVVSPLRLRGMSGMLGRIKRQLREKAGV is encoded by the coding sequence ATGAGCGCGCTGCCCGAGGGGTTCGCCGAGATCGCCGAGGACTTCCACGCACTGGGGCCGAAGGATCGCCTGCAGCTGCTGCTGGAGTTCTCCAACGGCCTGCCGGCACTGCCGGAGCGCTACGCCGATCACCCCGAGCTGCTGGAGCCGGTGCCGGAGTGCCAGTCCCCGATCTTCCTGATCACCGAGGTCGAGGGTGAGGGCCGTGACGCGGCCGCGCGCCTGTTCTTCTCGGCCCCGCCGGAGGCGCCCACCACGCGCGGCTTCGCGGGGATCCTCGCCGAGGCGCTGGACGGGCGCACCGTGGGCGAGGTGCTGGACACCCCCGACGCGGTCACCGCGGAACTGGGACTCGCCGAAGTGGTGAGCCCGCTGCGGCTGCGAGGGATGAGCGGCATGCTGGGCCGCATCAAGCGACAGCTGCGCGAGAAGGCCGGGGTCTGA
- a CDS encoding ATP-binding protein: MSVIDNDTKRKLREMGATALLDAIDAQDEAHVLGMSFQERLQLIVDEAHSIFNHGKVEGLIRRAGLRYPGADLRRLDLVEERGLNRNVIAQLATCSFIQRQQNVVFQGFTGSGKSYLGCALAKQACQHRLRAHYIRMPDLEEAWALAKDKPQGQTKFLRKYSTFSLLVIDEWLLDHPDEGMRSMLLELLERRYDTGSTVFCTQYPKKDWHARLGGAVHADAIMDRIVHNTIWIDTGDRNMREHTALPQ; this comes from the coding sequence GTGAGCGTGATCGATAACGACACGAAGCGGAAGCTGCGCGAGATGGGCGCGACCGCGCTGCTGGACGCGATCGATGCCCAGGATGAGGCTCACGTGCTGGGGATGTCGTTCCAGGAACGGCTCCAGCTGATCGTGGACGAGGCGCATTCCATCTTCAATCATGGAAAGGTCGAGGGTCTGATCCGCCGGGCGGGGCTGCGTTATCCCGGAGCGGACCTGCGGCGGCTGGATCTGGTCGAGGAACGGGGACTGAACCGGAACGTGATCGCGCAACTGGCAACCTGCTCCTTCATCCAGCGGCAACAGAACGTGGTCTTCCAGGGCTTCACCGGCTCAGGGAAGTCCTACCTCGGCTGCGCGCTGGCGAAGCAGGCCTGCCAGCACCGGCTCCGAGCCCACTACATCCGAATGCCCGACCTCGAAGAGGCCTGGGCCCTGGCAAAGGACAAGCCGCAGGGCCAGACGAAGTTCCTGCGGAAGTACTCCACGTTCTCGCTGCTGGTGATCGACGAGTGGCTGCTGGACCATCCTGACGAGGGAATGCGTTCGATGCTGCTGGAACTGCTCGAGCGCCGCTATGACACCGGCTCGACCGTGTTCTGCACCCAGTACCCGAAGAAGGACTGGCACGCCCGGCTCGGTGGAGCAGTCCACGCCGATGCGATCATGGACCGCATCGTGCACAACACAATCTGGATCGACACCGGCGACAGGAACATGCGAGAACACACCGCACTGCCCCAGTGA